A stretch of Hydractinia symbiolongicarpus strain clone_291-10 chromosome 9, HSymV2.1, whole genome shotgun sequence DNA encodes these proteins:
- the LOC130657602 gene encoding uncharacterized protein LOC130657602, protein MKLGLFEIAVAAFQILFVRGGYYTQDDELPDGGVTKYLKRETKVSCLLKCDRDKNCDNIMFKLENKEVRNGECWFVKNNATDTAEDIQKLKKDIAIEGYKKTLPTKASCKFGYRVITNTSKEMCKCKGEWILLKNYVCFGARANEFGTFKIQHDAVIIAIKLVHVSGKGVKCSEETRFTKWGCDIYYPFNVENVAVVVTDDQDNVLYPSMKYHVNHGFFNVSGYNANSPYLIYNATSHTVHKGQEMRLHYGEALLSSYSSNNSGESCADIYAKLCDE, encoded by the exons ATGAAGCTCGGATTGTTCGAAATAGCAGTTGCTGCATTTCAAATACTTTTTGTCCGGGGTGGTTATTATACTCAGGATGATGAATTACCTGATGGAGGTGTAACAAAGTATTTGAAAAGAGAAACTAAAGTAAGCTGTTTGTTAAAATGTGACAGAGATAAGAATTGTGACAACATCATGTTCAAGTTGGAAAATAAAGAGGTAAGAAATGGAGAGTGTTGGTTTGTGAAAAACAATGCAACTGATACAGCTGAAGACATacagaaattgaaaaaagaCATAGCAATTGAAGGCTATAAGAAG ACGCTACCCACAAAAGCTTCTTGTAAATTTGGATATCGTGTCATCACAAATACTTCCAAAGAAATGTGCAAATGCAAag GTGAATGGATTTTATTGAAAAACTATGTCTGCTTTGGCGCACGTGCAAACGAGTTTGGAACATTTAAAATACAACACGATGCGGTTATAATTGCTATAAAGTTGGTACATGTCAGTGGAAAAGGTGTAAAATGCTCAGAAGAGACACGTTTTACAAAATGGGGTTGTGATATCTATTATCCCTTCAACGTAGAGAATGTCGCAGTTGTCGTTACAGATGATCAAGATAACGTACTTTATCCATCTATGAAGTACCATGTCAATCACGGATTCTTTAATGTATCAGGATACAACGCCAATTCTCCCTACCTCATCTACAACGCAACAAGTCACACTGTTCACAAAGGACAAGAGATGAGATTGCATTATGGTGAAGCTCTGTTAAGTTCCTACAGCTCTAACAACAGTGGTGAATCATGTGCAGATATTTATGCGAAATTGTGTGACGAATAA
- the LOC130657076 gene encoding uncharacterized protein LOC130657076: MNGQSRYIFAIVTVVGIVICASFFYHEDVYHNAMPVHCIDPFLKEISSKMSQLSAQGRKEVDNVKKQLKEILGQINGKLIELKSSQKEEHPREEPQEEHLTKSELEGLELNRFDIQKLPQPDSSDMNDKWIVVTSIFAPTEDIKKLAKIPGWKLVVVGDKKTPQNWKLDGVVFLSIKDQWRLGFETVKYLKYGVYQRKNMGFLYAIQHGAKYIYDTDDDNHPYGGKVTFDDMTVDKEYLMYDGNQHFYNGFAHFGQSTLWPRGYPLNMIDKKPVRTYKKCKSVRPLVQQGVVDGDPDLDAIQRLTRKDNEAKFVVYFDKDAPPVVLPPNSFVPYNSQNTFHHYDAFFALLLPQTVTFRVNDIWRSFITQRLLWDIGGHMAYFPPNAYQDRTPHDFLKDFYEEDDLYKNTNPLTKLLLNWKGKTNADMFDRHYDILKEMYKADIIGSRDVRLGRAWVRDLLRIGYKPPSLKKSTAVCAEKQTTFIPKEMPSLFLRIGQKTVNVVNEAKKLPLTKERQRD, from the exons ATGAATGGACAAAGTCGCTATATTTTTGCAATCGTTACAGTCGTCGGAATCGTCATCTGCGCAAGTTTTTTCTACCATGAAGATGTTTATCATAATGCAATGCCAGTTCATTGCATCGATCCGTTCTTAAAAGAAATTTCAAGTAAAATGTCGCAGTTGTCTGCTCAAGGCAGGAAAGAAGTAGACAATgtaaaaaaacagttaaaagaaATATTAGGTCAAATTAATGGAAAATTAATAGAATTGAAATCGAGTCAAAAAGAAGAGCATCCTAGAGAAGAACCTCAGGAAGAACATCTAACAAAAAGCGAATTAGAAGGTTTAGAGCTTAATAGATTTGATATTCAAAAGTTACCACAACCTGATTCGTCAGATATGAACGACAAGTGGATTGTGGTGACAAGTATTTTTGCTCCAACAGAAGACATTAAAAAGTTGGCGAAGATTCCAGGCTGGAAGCTGGTTGTAGTTGGGGATAAAAAAACACCCCAAAATTGGAA GTTAGATGGAGTTGTGTTTTTGAGCATTAAAGATCAATGGAGACTTGGCTTTGAAACTGTAAAGTATCTAAAATATGGAGTATACCAACGTAAGAACATGGGATTCTTGTATGCTATCCAACATGGTGCGAAGTATATCTACGACACCGATGACGACAATCATCCATATGGCGGCAAAGTTACATTCGACGACATGACTGTTGATAAGGAATACTTGATGTACGACGGAAATCAACACTTTTACAACGGTTTTGCACATTTTGGACAAAGCACACTATGGCCACGTGGATATCCTCTCAATATGATCGACAAAAAACCCGTGCGTACTTACAAAAAGTGCAAGAGTGTTCGACCTCTTGTTCAGCAAGGAGTGGTAGATGGTGATCCGGACCTTGACGCCATACAACGCCTTACCCGAAAAGATAACGAGGCAAAGTTTGTCGTTTACTTTGATAAAGACGCACCACCTGTCGTACTACCACCCAACTCATTTGTACCGTATAATTCACAAAATACCTTCCATCATTACGATGCATTTTTCGCATTACTGCTTCCGCAGACAGTCACATTTCGTGTCAATGATATATGGAGGAGCTTCATCACGCAACGATTACTCTGGGATATTGGCGGCCATATGGCGTATTTCCCGCCCAATGCATACCAAGACCGCACGCCTCATGATTTTTTGAAGGACTTTTATGAAGAAGACGATTTGTACAAAAACACAAACCCTTTGACAAAGCTTTTATTAAATTGGAAAGGCAAAACGAATGCGGACATGTTCGACCGTCATTATGATATTTTAAAGGAAATGTACAAAGCAGATATAATCGGATCACGTGATGTTCGATTGGGCAGAGCTTGGGTTCGAGATTTATTGAGGATTGGGTACAAGCCACCATCTTTGAAAAAATCAACTGCAGTGTGTGCAGAAAAGCAAACAACGTTCATACCAAAAGAAATGCCGTCTTTGTTTTTAAGAATAGGACAGAAAACTGTCAACGTTGTAAATGAAGCTAAAAAATTACCTCTCACAAAAGAAAGGCAAAGAGATTAG
- the LOC130657827 gene encoding gremlin-2-like: MARGKNMIRLILVMIWTVQLTTSISLLNKIKDSIIRKNQNATVILRRNEMRPDNCKAYDYNLTVSHKNCISETVRVKYCYGQCSTVYLPSSGKKQNPSVYCQSCKPKSYHWHSVYLKCYENSIKPIRKKTVQAIDSCECSLCRGG, encoded by the coding sequence ATGGCAAGAGGGAAAAACATGATTCGCTTAATATTGGTAATGATCTGGACAGTCCAATTGACAACATCGATCTCGTTGCTCAATAAAATTAAAGATTCGATTATCCGCAAGAATCAAAACGCTACTGTCATTCTAAGAAGAAATGAAATGAGACCAGATAACTGCAAAGCATACGACTATAATCTTACTGTGAGCCATAAAAATTGTATTTCTGAGACAGTAAGAGTTAAATATTGTTATGGTCAATGTAGCACTGTCTACCTACCTAGTTctggaaaaaaacaaaatcctTCAGTGTATTGTCAAAGTTGCAAACCAAAGAGTTATCATTGGCACAGCGTTTATCTAAAATGTTATGAGAATTCAATAAAACCAATTCGAAAGAAAACAGTGCAGGCGATAGATTCATGTGAATGCTCTTTATGTCGTGGTGGCTGA